Proteins encoded within one genomic window of Dermatophilus congolensis:
- a CDS encoding alpha/beta hydrolase, producing MSTAPPRRVRAVAALAGILLTSACAVPLTPQEYASQHPTVTAQPTPITPQHLLDQPYVAKGDPRQRLDLTVPPGQKGRIPVVMFIHGGAWSGGDPRSFESSKNANFAALRSALLAQGWATASIGYRLTPEAVMPAQLHDVKAATRWLHAHAGRYGLDPQRIAVIGESAGGHLAQLLGTTRGNPSAEGTIGISKASSSVAAVVSLYGVSDLITLVKHRVDAGCGPGDHGPDSPEGKLIGGKDPADAANADAADAASPITQTSRNSAPTLFLHGTHDCIVPQAQSERAATALRNNQVNTEVHLIDAGHADPTFYTTPEIRAHIITFLKHHFTTPTNR from the coding sequence GTGAGCACGGCCCCGCCCCGCCGGGTCCGTGCCGTTGCTGCTCTGGCAGGCATCCTGCTCACCAGTGCCTGCGCGGTGCCGCTCACCCCGCAGGAGTACGCCTCCCAGCACCCAACAGTCACCGCCCAACCCACCCCTATCACCCCCCAACACCTCCTTGATCAGCCCTACGTAGCCAAAGGTGATCCCCGGCAACGACTCGACCTGACCGTCCCCCCAGGACAAAAAGGACGCATTCCCGTCGTCATGTTCATCCACGGCGGCGCCTGGTCCGGCGGTGACCCTCGCAGCTTCGAATCTTCCAAAAACGCTAACTTCGCTGCCCTACGATCAGCCCTGCTGGCACAAGGATGGGCGACCGCGTCCATCGGCTATCGGCTCACCCCCGAAGCTGTGATGCCCGCCCAACTCCACGACGTCAAGGCTGCCACCCGTTGGCTCCACGCCCACGCCGGACGCTACGGACTAGACCCCCAACGCATCGCCGTCATCGGTGAATCCGCCGGCGGACACCTCGCCCAACTCCTGGGAACCACCCGCGGAAACCCCTCAGCCGAAGGCACCATCGGCATCTCCAAAGCCTCCAGCAGCGTCGCCGCAGTAGTGAGCCTCTACGGCGTCTCTGACCTGATCACCCTCGTCAAACACCGCGTCGACGCCGGATGCGGCCCTGGCGACCACGGCCCAGACTCCCCCGAAGGAAAACTCATCGGCGGTAAAGACCCTGCCGATGCAGCCAATGCTGACGCCGCAGACGCCGCCAGCCCCATCACCCAAACCTCACGCAACTCTGCCCCCACCCTCTTCCTCCACGGCACCCACGACTGCATCGTCCCCCAAGCCCAATCCGAACGCGCCGCCACGGCCCTACGCAACAACCAAGTCAACACCGAGGTCCACCTCATCGACGCCGGTCACGCCGACCCCACCTTCTACACCACCCCCGAAATACGCGCACACATCATCACCTTCCTCAAACACCACTTCACCACCCCCACGAACCGCTAA
- a CDS encoding glutaminase, which translates to MRSMIPDYVRQICETCSDAWLAGENAHYIPELAKQDPSLFGVALSTVDGQVYAVGDTEVEFTIQSISKPFVYAMALVDRGLPELAAYIGVEPSGEAFNELSLDLGSKRPLNPMINAGALTAHALVGGVGDGADARFERIRAGMSAFAGRELSLDQAVFESELQTAYRNRALANMLRGYEVLPDEPEDVVRGYTMQCALRVTVRDLALMAATLANGGVPPLTGEQVVLAPVVRQVMSVMFACGMYDEAGEWITSVGIPAKSGVGGGIIGALPGQLGVATLSPPLDAHGNSVRGVEVFQRLSGDMGMHLMEVPPPAMSVVRFAGPVRVVGGVVFVYDLQGALRFAAVERVVRMVSEAGPSERTVVFDLIDVPQLDDVARRMLLELARRMTLEGYDVWWVGWRGPVPWPGEGGSLRLADSLDEVVL; encoded by the coding sequence ATGAGGTCAATGATTCCGGATTACGTTCGGCAGATTTGTGAGACGTGTTCGGATGCGTGGTTGGCGGGTGAGAACGCGCATTACATTCCGGAGTTGGCTAAGCAGGATCCGTCGTTGTTTGGGGTGGCTTTGTCGACGGTGGATGGGCAGGTGTATGCGGTGGGGGATACGGAGGTGGAGTTCACGATTCAGTCGATTTCGAAGCCGTTTGTGTATGCGATGGCGTTGGTGGATCGGGGGTTGCCGGAGTTGGCTGCGTATATCGGGGTGGAGCCTTCGGGGGAGGCTTTTAATGAGTTGTCGTTGGATTTGGGGTCTAAGCGGCCGTTGAATCCGATGATTAATGCGGGAGCGTTGACTGCTCATGCGTTGGTGGGTGGGGTTGGTGATGGGGCGGATGCGCGTTTTGAGCGGATTCGTGCGGGGATGAGTGCTTTTGCTGGGCGGGAGTTGTCGTTGGATCAGGCTGTGTTTGAGTCTGAGTTGCAGACGGCGTATCGCAATCGTGCGTTGGCGAATATGTTGCGGGGGTATGAGGTTCTCCCGGATGAGCCGGAGGATGTGGTGCGTGGGTACACGATGCAGTGTGCGTTGCGGGTGACGGTGCGTGATTTGGCGTTGATGGCGGCGACGTTGGCCAATGGTGGTGTGCCGCCGTTGACGGGGGAGCAGGTGGTGTTGGCTCCGGTGGTGCGTCAGGTGATGTCGGTGATGTTTGCGTGTGGCATGTATGACGAGGCGGGGGAGTGGATTACGTCGGTGGGGATTCCGGCTAAGTCAGGTGTGGGTGGGGGGATTATTGGGGCGTTGCCGGGGCAGTTGGGGGTGGCGACGTTGTCTCCGCCGTTGGATGCGCATGGGAACAGTGTGCGTGGGGTGGAGGTGTTTCAGCGGTTGTCTGGCGATATGGGGATGCATTTGATGGAGGTGCCGCCGCCGGCGATGTCGGTGGTGAGGTTTGCTGGGCCGGTGCGGGTCGTTGGTGGGGTGGTGTTTGTGTATGACTTGCAAGGGGCGCTTCGGTTTGCTGCGGTGGAGCGGGTGGTACGGATGGTTTCTGAAGCGGGCCCCTCGGAGCGGACGGTGGTGTTTGACCTTATTGATGTGCCGCAGCTGGATGATGTTGCGCGGCGGATGTTGTTGGAGTTGGCGCGGCGGATGACGTTGGAGGGGTATGACGTGTGGTGGGTGGGGTGGCGTGGTCCGGTGCCGTGGCCGGGGGAAGGGGGCTCGTTGCGGTTGGCGGACAGTTTGGATGAGGTGGTGCTTTAG
- the cobN gene encoding cobaltochelatase subunit CobN produces MTRIALLSTSDTDLLAARGSGANYIYANPSRLEREAWHHIGEGSGNHHEDTRKATNHITQQLHQLTNDADLVIYRYLGSAAGMPEHFTHLQNHLNHTNTPLIVLGGEQAPDASLMAYSTVPTGVAAQAHIYLAQGGPENLTNLHAFLADTVLLTGDAFEPPTQQPFWGTLPRTQPTTPRSDGHPRPRIGIIFYRAQYTAGNTTYVHALADAIDNAGGIGTPIFAASLREAPEDLLEHLSTYDTLITTVLASGGAATNTANVTAGGDDEAWNVEALARLDLPIIQGLCLTWSRNSWENSDDGMSPLDVATQVAIPEFDGRLISTAFSFKEIDNDGLPHYVPDPERCARVAGIAVRHGLLRHIPPHERRIAIVLSAYPTKHSRIGNAVGLDTPVSVVRLLRRMAQAGYNVGNPGDIPGIQPPTDTELAAAPEHENPETTSGNALIHALIDAGGQDPDWLTAEQLSGQPIRIPAATYRQWFANLPEPLQNDMTQHWGEAPGKIYVDHNNPNCQDPDGEIVGAALRAGNVVLLVQPPRGFGENPIAIYHDPDLPPTHHYLAVYRWIDEIFGAHAVVHVGKHGNLEWLSGKSLALDATAGPDAALGSMPLIYPFLVNDPGEGTQAKRRAHATLIDHLVPPMARAETYGDIARLEQLLDEYSSVSVMDPAKAPALQGEIWTLLQAAKMDRDLGLESRPSEDEFDDMLLHVDGWLCEIKDAQIRDGLHTLGQAPTGEARVNLVLAILRANQMFGGTIGAIPGLRVALGLDEGADRGGARSCVDTIEKQARALVQALEDANWGITAIDEAITSVLDISANDSPIDIDAVRASLVFACTEVVPRLAGTAEEIEAVMHALDGGFIKAGPSGSPLRGLINVLPTGRNFYAVDPRAIPSRLAWETGRQLADTLLERYLAETGEYPPSVGLSMWGTSAMRTSGDDIAEVLALIGVRPVWDEASRRVTGVEPIPLEELGRPRIDVTVRISGFFRDAFPYVVTMLDDAISLVAELEEPADQNYVRAHVHADVAEGTEKRRATSRIFGSKPGTYGAGLLPLLESGNWRSDADLAEVYATWGGYAYGRELDGVPARGDMERAYRRITVAAKNVDTREHDIADSDDYFQYHGGMIATVRALTGSSPKSYVGDSTTPDAVRTRSLAEETARVFRARVVNPRWIGAMQRHGYKGAFEMAATVDYMFGFDATAGVVEDWMYEKLAESYVLDEKNQEFLKHANPWALHGIVERLKEAADRGLWENPDSDLMDQLLEVYMDVEGDLEDSQS; encoded by the coding sequence GTGACCCGCATCGCCCTACTCTCTACCTCCGACACCGACCTCCTCGCCGCCCGTGGCAGCGGAGCCAACTACATCTACGCCAACCCCAGTCGCCTTGAACGCGAAGCCTGGCACCACATCGGAGAAGGCAGCGGCAACCACCACGAAGACACCCGCAAAGCCACCAACCACATCACCCAACAACTCCACCAACTCACCAACGACGCCGACCTCGTCATCTACCGATACCTCGGCTCCGCAGCCGGCATGCCCGAACACTTCACCCACCTCCAAAACCACCTCAACCACACCAACACCCCCCTCATCGTCCTCGGCGGAGAACAAGCCCCCGACGCCTCCCTCATGGCCTACTCGACCGTCCCCACCGGAGTCGCCGCCCAAGCACACATCTACCTAGCCCAAGGCGGCCCAGAAAACCTCACCAACCTCCACGCCTTCCTCGCCGACACCGTCCTACTCACCGGCGACGCCTTCGAACCCCCCACACAACAACCCTTCTGGGGAACTCTCCCGCGCACCCAACCCACCACACCCCGCTCCGATGGACACCCACGCCCTCGCATCGGCATCATCTTCTACCGAGCCCAATACACCGCTGGAAACACCACCTACGTCCATGCCCTCGCCGACGCCATCGACAACGCAGGCGGCATCGGAACCCCCATCTTCGCCGCCTCCCTACGCGAAGCCCCCGAAGACCTCCTCGAACACCTAAGCACCTACGACACCCTCATCACCACCGTCCTAGCCTCCGGCGGAGCAGCAACCAACACCGCCAACGTCACCGCCGGCGGCGACGACGAAGCCTGGAACGTCGAAGCCCTCGCCCGCCTAGACCTACCCATCATCCAGGGCCTCTGCCTCACCTGGAGCCGCAACAGCTGGGAAAACAGCGATGACGGCATGAGCCCCCTCGACGTCGCCACCCAAGTCGCCATCCCCGAATTCGATGGCCGCCTCATCAGCACCGCGTTCTCTTTCAAAGAAATAGACAACGACGGCCTCCCCCACTACGTACCCGACCCAGAACGCTGCGCCCGCGTCGCCGGCATCGCCGTCCGCCACGGCCTCCTACGCCACATCCCACCCCACGAACGCCGCATCGCCATCGTCCTATCCGCCTACCCCACCAAACACTCCCGCATCGGCAACGCCGTCGGCCTCGACACCCCCGTGTCCGTCGTACGACTACTACGACGCATGGCCCAAGCCGGATACAACGTCGGGAACCCCGGCGACATCCCCGGCATCCAACCCCCCACCGACACCGAACTCGCAGCCGCCCCCGAACACGAAAACCCAGAAACGACCAGCGGAAACGCCCTCATACACGCCCTCATCGACGCAGGCGGACAAGACCCAGACTGGCTCACCGCCGAACAACTCTCCGGACAGCCCATTCGCATCCCAGCCGCCACGTACCGGCAATGGTTCGCAAACCTGCCCGAACCACTCCAAAACGACATGACCCAGCACTGGGGAGAAGCACCCGGAAAAATCTACGTCGACCACAACAACCCCAACTGCCAAGACCCCGACGGCGAAATCGTCGGCGCCGCGCTACGCGCCGGCAACGTCGTCCTGCTCGTCCAACCACCACGCGGCTTCGGGGAAAACCCCATCGCCATCTACCACGATCCCGATCTGCCCCCCACGCACCACTACCTGGCTGTATACCGCTGGATTGACGAAATCTTCGGCGCCCACGCCGTCGTCCACGTCGGCAAACACGGAAACCTCGAATGGCTCTCCGGTAAATCCCTGGCTCTAGATGCCACCGCAGGTCCCGACGCCGCCCTCGGCTCCATGCCACTCATCTACCCTTTCCTCGTCAACGACCCCGGTGAAGGAACCCAAGCCAAACGCCGCGCCCACGCCACCCTCATCGACCACCTCGTCCCCCCGATGGCACGCGCCGAAACCTACGGCGACATCGCCCGGCTCGAACAACTCCTCGACGAATACAGCTCCGTGTCAGTCATGGACCCGGCCAAAGCACCCGCCCTCCAAGGCGAGATCTGGACCCTGCTCCAAGCAGCCAAAATGGACCGCGACCTTGGCCTGGAATCGCGCCCCAGCGAAGACGAATTCGACGACATGCTCCTGCACGTCGACGGCTGGCTCTGCGAAATCAAAGACGCCCAAATCCGCGACGGACTCCACACCCTCGGCCAAGCCCCCACCGGCGAAGCACGCGTCAACCTCGTCCTAGCAATCCTGCGCGCCAACCAAATGTTCGGCGGTACCATCGGCGCTATCCCCGGCCTACGAGTCGCCCTCGGCCTCGATGAAGGCGCAGACCGCGGCGGCGCCCGCAGCTGCGTTGACACCATCGAAAAACAAGCACGTGCCCTCGTCCAAGCACTCGAAGACGCCAACTGGGGCATCACCGCTATCGACGAGGCAATCACTAGCGTTCTCGACATCAGCGCCAATGACTCCCCCATCGACATCGACGCAGTCCGTGCCTCCTTGGTATTCGCATGCACCGAAGTCGTTCCCCGCCTCGCAGGCACTGCAGAGGAGATCGAGGCGGTCATGCACGCCCTCGATGGTGGATTCATCAAAGCGGGACCATCCGGTTCCCCGCTGCGTGGCCTTATCAACGTCTTGCCAACCGGGCGTAACTTCTACGCAGTCGACCCGCGCGCTATCCCTTCGCGCCTGGCATGGGAAACCGGCCGCCAGCTCGCAGACACTCTTCTCGAGCGTTACCTGGCCGAAACTGGCGAATACCCGCCGAGCGTCGGCCTGTCCATGTGGGGAACCTCAGCCATGCGTACCAGCGGTGACGACATCGCCGAGGTACTCGCGCTGATTGGTGTGCGCCCTGTGTGGGACGAAGCTTCCCGCCGCGTCACCGGCGTTGAACCGATTCCTTTGGAGGAACTCGGTCGTCCGCGCATTGACGTCACCGTTCGTATCAGTGGCTTCTTCCGTGATGCCTTCCCCTATGTCGTCACCATGCTCGATGACGCCATCTCCTTAGTGGCAGAGCTAGAAGAACCTGCTGATCAGAACTATGTTCGTGCGCATGTACACGCCGATGTAGCCGAAGGCACCGAAAAACGCCGCGCCACAAGCCGCATTTTCGGCTCCAAGCCTGGCACCTATGGGGCAGGGCTGTTGCCTCTGCTTGAGTCAGGTAACTGGCGCAGCGATGCCGATCTGGCCGAGGTGTACGCCACGTGGGGTGGATATGCCTATGGCCGTGAACTCGATGGCGTGCCTGCACGTGGCGATATGGAACGTGCTTATCGACGCATCACGGTAGCTGCGAAAAATGTCGATACTCGTGAACATGACATCGCCGACTCTGATGACTATTTCCAGTACCACGGCGGAATGATCGCCACGGTGCGTGCGCTAACAGGTAGCTCACCGAAGAGTTACGTCGGTGACTCAACAACTCCTGATGCGGTGCGTACCCGTTCCTTGGCAGAAGAAACTGCTCGTGTTTTCCGCGCCCGTGTAGTCAATCCACGATGGATCGGCGCGATGCAGCGGCACGGCTACAAAGGTGCCTTTGAGATGGCCGCCACCGTGGACTACATGTTCGGATTCGATGCCACCGCTGGCGTGGTTGAGGACTGGATGTACGAGAAACTCGCAGAGTCCTACGTGCTAGATGAGAAGAACCAGGAATTCTTGAAACACGCGAACCCATGGGCGCTGCACGGCATTGTTGAACGGCTGAAAGAGGCTGCAGATAGAGGGCTATGGGAGAACCCGGACTCGGATCTGATGGATCAGCTGCTCGAGGTGTACATGGATGTTGAGGGAGACCTAGAGGATTCTCAAAGCTAG
- a CDS encoding polysaccharide deacetylase family protein: MRTSGGRRKAITAAAITGLVVASIGTATTSQAAPKETRKPTATTSAAAAKPVAKPSSKTKKNSKVVYLTFDDGPSPKYTPQVLNLLKQHNAKATFFVLGGNAKNNPSLIKQIRAGGHAIGNHTYTHPWLTKIAPNRIANELTSTDAAIGSRTSCMRPPGGFVNQTVRNAVAKQGKKVVMWTVDASDWSRPGVNTIVNRVMKNTRNGSIVLMHDGGGPRSQSVAALGQVLPKLAKAGYRFETLPQCR; encoded by the coding sequence ATGCGTACATCAGGGGGACGCCGCAAAGCGATTACCGCAGCGGCAATAACAGGACTGGTCGTCGCCAGCATCGGGACGGCTACTACAAGCCAAGCAGCTCCAAAAGAAACACGTAAACCAACTGCCACCACATCGGCCGCGGCCGCAAAGCCAGTAGCCAAGCCCAGCAGCAAAACGAAAAAGAACAGCAAAGTCGTCTACCTCACATTTGACGACGGCCCCAGCCCCAAATACACACCCCAGGTTCTGAACCTGCTCAAACAGCACAATGCCAAAGCCACCTTCTTCGTGCTCGGCGGCAACGCGAAAAACAACCCGAGCCTGATCAAACAGATCCGAGCTGGCGGCCACGCCATCGGCAACCACACCTACACACACCCATGGCTGACAAAAATCGCACCAAATCGCATTGCCAACGAACTCACCAGCACCGATGCCGCGATTGGTAGCCGCACCAGCTGCATGCGCCCCCCAGGCGGATTCGTTAACCAAACAGTCCGTAACGCCGTTGCTAAGCAAGGTAAAAAGGTGGTCATGTGGACTGTTGACGCCTCCGACTGGTCCCGCCCAGGCGTCAACACCATCGTCAACCGCGTCATGAAAAACACCCGCAACGGAAGCATCGTGCTCATGCACGACGGTGGCGGCCCGCGCAGCCAATCCGTCGCCGCCCTCGGGCAGGTCTTGCCGAAGCTAGCCAAAGCTGGCTACCGGTTTGAGACTTTGCCTCAGTGCCGCTGA